TCGTGGTGAACGAGGCCGCGGGCACCGCCGTGCCCTGCGAGATCATCGGCTTCTCCGGGCCCCACGCCCTGGCGATGCCGTTCGGCTCGCTCCAGGGGGTGCGCCGCGGCTGCCCGGCCCGGGTGCGGGCGGAGGGCGCGGGCGCGATCCGCCCGAGCCGCGCCTGGCTCGGCCGCGTCGTCGACGCGCTGGGCCGCCCGATCGACGGCAAGGGGCCGCTGCCGCCGGGGCCCGCGGCGTACGGCCTCCAGGCCGATCCGCCGCCCGCCCATGCCCGCCGCCGGGTCGGCCCGCCCCTCGACCTCGGGGTCCGCTGCATCAACACCTTCCTGACGATGTGCGCCGGCCAGCGCATGGGCATCTTCGCCGGCTCCGGCGTCGGCAAGTCGGTGCTGCTCTCGATGCTGGCGCGCTACACCGCCGCCGACGTCGCGGTGATCGGCCTCGTCGGCGAGCGCGGTCGCGAGGTGCAGGAATTCCTCCAGGACGACCTCGGGGAGGAGGGCCTCGCCCGCTCCGTCGTGGTGGTCGCCACCTCCGACGAGCCGGCCTTGATGCGCCGCAACGCCGCCTACGTCACCTTCGCCCTCGCCGAGTATTTTCGCGATTGCGGCGCGCAGGTCCTGTGCATGGTCGATTCGATCACCCGCTTCGCCATGGCCCAGCGCGACATCGGGCTCGCCGCCGGCGAGCCGCCGACCGCCAAGGGCTACACGCCGACCGTCTTCTCCGAATTGCCGCGCCTGCTCGAGCGGGCAGGGCCCGGGACCGGCGAGGGGGCGATCACCGGCCTGTTCACCGTGCTGGTCGAGGGCGACGACCACAACGAGCCGGTGGCGGACGCGGTGCGGGGCATCCTCGACGGGCACATCGTGATGGAGCGGGCCATCGCCGAGCGCGGGCGCTACCCGGCGATCAACGTGCTGCGCTCGGTCTCCCGCACCATGCCGCGGGCCTGCGACCCGGATTTCCTTCCCGTGGTGCGCCGCGCCCGCCGGGTGCTCTCGACCTATGCCGACATGGAGGAGCTGATCCGGCTCGGCGCCTACCGCCCGGGCAGCTCGCCGGAAGTCGACGAGGCGATCGGCCTGATGCCGGATCTGGAGGCTTTTCTGGGGCAGGGTAAGGAAGAAGCAACCTCCATCCGCGAGGGTTACGAACGCCTCGCCGCGATCGTCGGCGGGCCGTGAGGGCCGGTCGCGCGGTCCGCCGACGCGGCCGCGTGACGGCGCGTGGCGGGCTCACAGCTCGGCCGCAAGCCGCTGTCGGGAGTAGAGTACCAATGAAGTCGCGGGACACGCTCATCCGGCTGCGCCGCTTCCAGGCCGACGAGAAGCGCCGCAAAGTCGCGCAAATCGAGGCGATGATCGCCGATTTCGCCCGTATGGCCGCCGATCTCGACCGCGAGATCGGCCAGGAGGAGCAGCGGGCCGGGATCTCCGATCCGGCCCATTTCGCCTACCCGACCTATGCCCGCGCGGCCGCGCAGCGCCGCGACAACATCCGCCGCTCGGCCGAGGACCTCGACGTCCAGCTCGCCGCCGCGAAGGCGGCGCTCGCCGAGGCCTTCGAGGAATTGAAGAAGGTCGAGATCCTCGATGACCGCGAGCGCTCGGGCGAGCGCGCCGCCGAGAACGCCCGCGACCAAGCCAGCATGGACGCGATCGGCCTGGGCCGCGCCCGGGGCTGACGAATTACCCCGCCAACAGGGGGATCTGCCCGGCAGCCATGCGGGGCAGGTCGCCGGTGAGCCGCGGATCCGGCGCGACCTCGATCGCTCGTGCGTAAGCGCGGAAGCCGGAGCGGCGGTAGAAATCGACCGCACCGGGATGGTCGAGGGTGCAGGTATGCACCCAGAACCGGTCGATCGGCCGCGAGAACGCCCGGGCCACGGCCTCGTCCATCAGCCGCCGCCCGAAGCCCCGGCCGACCGCCCCCGGCACGAGGCCGAAATAGGCGAGCTGCACCTCTCCCGGCCGGCGCCGGTCGAGCTCGAGAAGGCCGATATCGCCGTCCTCCCCGACGAGGGCCAGGGTCTCGACGTCCGGATCACCCAGGATTGCCGACAGCGCGTCGTCGCTCATCCGGGCCCGGCCGAACCACAGCCAGGGCGTCCCGATCGCCGCGTAGAGCGCCCGGTAGCGGGCGACATCCGCGCCGATCGCCGCGAGCCGCACGGGCTCGCGCGGTCCCGGGGGAGGGGGCTCGCGCATCTCCAGGTAGGTCACCACGGCGGCGACGTGGGTCGGCGGCAGAGCGGTGTAGCCGTCGAGGTTCAGGCGCGGTCCGTCGGTCGGGTGGTCGCTCACGGCGCGGATGTCTCCTGTCGGGAGGGCGGGCCCCGAGGGGGCCGGGCCGTTTCCCTTGTGTCAAGCTTTCCCGTGCCACGCTGTCGCGATGCAGGCTCCGCACCGTCCGGACGACTGGCCGAACGGGGCTTGGCCATTAGATGACGAATCGGGCCGGCCGCCGGACCGTTGAGAGGCACGACCATGCACGACGCCCACGCGCGGGACCGGCGCCGCTTCACGGTCGTCACCGAACCGCGCGCGCAAGTCACACGGCGCATGATCGAGCGCGGCGACGGACCCGCCCTCGAATGGATCGAGGCCGAGCCCGCCGGCGAGCCCCGCGGCGCGCCGCTCCTGTTCGTGCACGGCGCCTTCGGGGGCGCCTGGATGTTCGAGGAGATCTTCCTGCCCCACCTCGCCCGGCGCGGCCGCCGCGCGGCGGCGGTCAGCCTGCGCGGCCACGGCCGCAGCGGGGGCGGGCGCGACCTGCGCGCCGCCTCGCTCGCCGATTACCTCGCCGACCTGACGCTCGCCCTGGCGCAGTGGGACGAGCCGCCGGTACTGGTCGGGCACTCGCTCGGCGGATTGCTGGCCCAGCGCGTCCTCGGCCACGTGCCACTGCGCGGCCTCGTCCTGATGGCCTCCCTGCCGCCGGAGGGCCTCGGCCTCGTCGGCCCGCGCATCGCGATGACCGATGCGGGCTTCTGGGTCGAGGCGCTGGCAGGCTCGCTCCTGCCCGGCCGCGAGCCGGCGGTGGCGCTCGCGCGGCACTGGCTGTTCTCGGAGGGCCTGCCGCTGGAGCGGGCGCAGAACTACGCCGCCCGGATGTCGGCCGAGAGCCCGGTGGCGCTCGCCGAGGCCCACGTGCCGGTCCTGCCGCTCTCGGCGGCCTTCGCGGGCGTGCCGGCCCTGGTCCTCGGCGGCGCCGACGACCGCATGATCTGGCCGGCGACGACGTGGCGCACCGCGCTCTATCACGGCGCTCAGCACCGCACCGTGCCGGGCATCGCCCACTTCCTGCAGCTCGATCTCGGCTCGGAGGGCGTCGCCCGCCTGCTCCTCGACTGGCTCGACGCCAGAGGGGCCTGAACGGGAGAGCCTAAACGGGGCCCGCGGACCGGCGCGCCCCGGCCGGTAGCATCGCGGAAGCGGCACGAAACCGTCACGATCCCATGAAAGGAGGGGCCCGCCGCGACGGGCCGTCCTTGCGGTCGCCCGCAGGGTCGGGCAGAAGCGCGCGCGAGAATTGGGGACGCGACGACCGCGATGAAGAAGATCAAGGATTTCATCTGGCCGGTCATCGGCCTCGGGGCCGTCGTGGTCTCGGTCTACCTGCTGTGGCACCTGCTGAAGGGCCTGTCCTTCGCCGACGTGAAGGCGAGCCTGGCGGCGATCCCGCCGCACCGCTACGCCCTGGCGGTCCTCTCGACCCTGGTCGCCTACGGCGCGCTCGCCTGGTACGACCGGATCGCGCTCCTGCATCTCGGCGTGAAGGGCATCTCCTGGCTCTTCGTGTCGGTCTGCTCCTTCACCACCTACGCGCTGTCGCACAATATCGGCGCCTCGGTGTTCTCCGGCGCCGTGGTGCGCTACCGCGCCTACACGTCGAAGGGGCTCTCGCCCGCCCAGGTGGCGGTGCTGGTGGCGCTCTGCTCCTTCACCTTCGGCCTCGGCACGGCATTCCTCGGCGGCCTGGTGCTGGTGCTGGAGCCCGAGCTGCTGCAGCGCGTCGCGAGCCTGCTGCCGCCGGTGCTCGCGAGCCCGACCACGGCCCGCCTCGTCGGCTTCGGCCTGCTCGGCTTCGTCGCCCTCTACGTCATCGGCTCGATCCTGCACTTCCGGCCGCTGCACATCCGCTCGTTCAAGATCGAGTATCCGCGCCCCAACATCATGGGCCGCCAGCTGATCGCCGCGCCGCTCGAGCTGCTGGGCGCTGCCGGCATCATCTACTTCGCCCTGCCCGAGGTCGGGAATCCGGGCTTCCTCGTGGTGCTCGCGGTGTTCCTCGCCTCGTTCTCGGTGGCGCTGGTCTCCAACGCGCCGGGCGGCATCGGGGTGTTCGAGCTCGTCTTCATCACGGCGATGCCGGACCTGCCGAAGACCGACGTGCTCGCCGCCGTCCTGATCTTCCGCCTGTTCTACCTGCTCGTGCCCTTCGCCCTGGCGATCGGCGTGGTGCTGCTGTTCGAGCGCGGCCGCCTCGCCGACGCGCTGCGCAACAAGGCGAAGTCGCCGGCCACCGTGCCGCCGCCGCCGGTCGACGGCCCCGGCATCACCCCTGACCTGCGCGACGTTCCGGTGCGCAAGGCGGTATGAGCCGCACCCGCCTGCGCCGCGCCGGGCTCGGTCTCCGCGCCCTGCTCGGCCTGCCGGCGGGCGGTTTCCTGATCCCGTACCGGCATGCCGGTACGGCGCGGGCGGAGGGCTACCCGGCCCTCCGCCCGATCTTTTTGAGGGCCGAGCCCGCATTCCGGGCGGTCCTGGCGGCGATCGAAGCGCATGCCCCCGATCTCGACCGCATCGCCGCCGGCGGTCCGAGCCTCATCGGCGAGCGGCCGGCGCGCTTCGCCCAGGACTGGTTCCCGCGCCTCGACGCCGCCGCTGCCTATGCCCTGGTGCGGCGCGAGCGGCCCCGCCGCATCGTCGAGATCGGCTCGGGCCACTCGACCCGCTTCCTCGCGCAAGCCGTCCGCGACGGCGGCCTCTCGACCGCGATCACCTGCATCGACCCGGAGCCCCGCGCGCCGCTCGCCGGCCTCGGCCTGCGCCACGAGGCGCGCCTGTTCGGGCCGGCGGATGCGGAGGCGGCGGCGGCGCTCGAACCCGGCGACGTGCTGTTCATCGATTCGAGCCACGTCGCGATGCCGGGGACCGACGTCGACCGTCTCCTCCTCGACGTGCTGCCGCGTCTCGCCTCCGGCGTGCTCGTGCACCTGCACGACATCTTCCTGCCGGACGCCTATCCCGACGCGTGGGCCTGGCGCGGCTACAACGAGCAAGTGCCGGTCGGCACGCTGCTCCAGGGCGGCGCCTACGCCCCGCTCTTCGCCAGCCGCTACGTGGCGATCCGGACCGGCTGGCCCCTCGACGGCGTCCTCGCGCGGCTGCCCCTGCCGCCGGGAGCCTTCGAGACCAGCCTGTGGCTGCGCAAGGCGTGAGATTTTCAGTCGAATCGCTCGAATGCCACCAATCGGGTGTGATGCCGGATTAACGCCGGACGCCCATCGTGGTCCCCGCATCCGGCCTGACGTCGCGGCCGCGAGGGGGATACGGGCATGCATGCGGGTCTGACGGTCGGGCTGGTCGCCCTCGGAATCCTGGCGGCGGTGGCGCCCGCGGAGGCGCGGGGCCGGCGCGGCGGTGGCGGCGTGTTCTTCGTCTCGGGCCGGAGCCATGCCGCCCCGGCGGAGAGGTCGACCGGCCGGGCTCCGGCGCAGGAGCCTCGGACGCGCACGGCGGCGGCCGAGGCCGGCGGGCCGGAGCCGATGACCACCGGTGCCACTCTGCCGGTCGTCCCGCGCGAGGCTGCTCCCGCGCCCGTTCCCGCCCCGGCGCGGCCCTGGTGCACCGGTCGGGTGTTCGGGTCCGGCGAAGGCTTCTGCGCCATCAACTAGGGCATTGTCCGACCAAGTGGCCGCCGGCCGGGCGGAGAAAATGATGCAAAAACAAGAATCTAAGCAGAGTTGCCCCGTGCAACTCTGCTTAGAGCAGCGCTTGATGGCACCGTGATCGGGTGCTGCTCTAGCGCGAGGAGAGCCGGTCGCGCGGGAGAGACCGGCGGTGTCTCAGTGACCGCTGGTGCGGGCCGGCGCGGAGAGGCGCTCGACGTTGTTGCGCACGTGCTCGCGGTAGCGGTCAATCACCGCTTCCGGCGTGCCGCCGCCGAGCAGGGTGCCGGTCGCCTCGAGGGCCGCGCCGATCTTCTCGCTCACCATCCGCTGCGCCTCGACCTGGCCGGCCAGCCCGCCCCAGGCGAGCTTGACCAGGCGGAGCTCGATGACCCTCTGGGATTCCATGGCGAGCATCGCCGTCGCGTACCAAGCGTCCAACATCCCGATTTCCTTCGCGTTTTGCAAAAACTGCAGGCGGCCCGGGCCGGCTCCGTGAGGAGACCGGCCCGGGAATGGATCAGGCAGCGCGGGCGCGGGGCACCTTGAACGCCGGGAGACGCTCCATCCGGCGGGCGAGGTCCTGCCAGCAGGCGAGCGCCGCATCGACGGCCCGGGTCATCTCGGCGGCCTGGAGCTGCGCGAGGTCGCCCGGCGTGCGGACCGTCAGCGCGGCCTTCCAGAAGGCGAGGGCCGCCTGGCTCTCGCCCTGGAGGAAGGCCACGAGCCGGCCGTTGATCTCGATGAAGCCCTGCATGGCGGCGAGCGGGACCTCGTCCCGGCCCTTCGCGCCGGGCTGCCCGGGCGCCGCTTCCGGCGCGTCCGCGGTCGCGGCGGGGGCCTCGTCCGCGACCGGCTCGGCGACGGGCGCCTCGGCGGTCGCCGGAGCAGCGTCCCGACCGTCCGGATCCTGCGCCAAGGCCGGCTCGGGCTCGGGGGCGACGGCTTCGGCCGCCTCGGCCGTGGGCTCCTCGGCGACGGGCACCTCGATCGAGGCATCCGGCGACGCGTCGTCGACCTTGGACTCCTCGATCTCGGCGTCGTCCTGCTCGGCCTCGTCGATGGCCTCGGCGATGGGCGCATCGGCCGCCTGTTCCGGCTCGGCGGCCTCCGCCGGCGCCCCCCCGGCCTCGGCGGTCGGCGCGGTGTCGGGCTGCTCGGCCTCGGCCTGCTCCGTCCCGGCCGGGGCCTCGATCTCGGCGGTCACGTCCATCATCGCCTCGTCGGACATCGGCTCGCCGGCGGTCGTCTCGCTCGCGGTCAGTTCGCTCGACTTGGCAGGATCGTCCATCCGCGCCGCCGTCCGGACGGGGGGCGGCGGGGGGGCTTGCGGGTTCTGTCGCTGCGGCGCGTCGTGGTCATGGCTCGGCCTCCTCGGAGTAGCGGGCGCCGCGTCCCTGGCGCGTCGCCCGGCGGGCGGCCGCCCTCGCCCGATGCGGGGGCGGACGCGCGGAGCCGGCGCGCCGGCAGGCTCGTCCGGGGCACCGGCAGGTCGGCGCGGATCGAATCCGCGCGGCCGATCGGCGGCGCGACAGGACGCGCCGTCGGTCACATTCCCTGGGCCGCGGACCGTCGGTGGATCGCGGGCCTGCCGTCCGCGATCGTCGCGACGGCCGGATCGGGAATGGCGTTCGGCCCGGCCTTCGTGACGAGGCGGAGCCTCGTTCCCGACGGGCCCGGGCCTCGGCCGGGTTGTCATCGCGCCTTATCGACGAAGCGGATCCCGGTTCGTCGAAGATCTGCGGCAAGATCAGTGATCCGAGCCTCCGCCGATCGTGCTGCGATCGGTGGAAGCTCCAGGCGTGATTACGCCTTGGCCTGGGCCTTGCTCAGGTCGGCCTTGATCGCCTCGGACAGGGTGGCGAACTCTTTCGCCTGGCCCTGCAGCGCGCTCATCTGGTTGCGCATGTACTCGCCCTGGAGCTCGAGCGCCTCCTTGACGTCGCGGCTGCGCACCAGCTTCTCGGCGAGATCGAAGGTCGCCGTGGCGTGCTGCTCGGTATAGTCGAAGCCGCGGGCCACGGCGGCGCCCATGCCGGTCTGCGAGGTCTGGGTCGAGGACTGCACGGTCTCGGCGAGCTTGCGGGCGGAGCCGAGGAAGGTGCCGAACGCCGTGCGGGCGTTCTGGACGCCCTTCTCGGCGAAGTCGCGCATCTCGGACGGGATCTCGAAGGGCTTCTGGGTGCTGCTCATGGGCGTTGCCTCTGGCTGTCGCTACGCGCGCCGCCCGTGAGGATTTGTGCGACGCAGCAATTACGATGCTGCAATGCAGCGCGAGAGTCAACGGGTCGCGCAGGGGGGAGGGCTTGCGGCGGCGCGAAACAGCGCTAGGACCGCGACCCCTCCCCGCGGCTCCGCTAGAGACGACGGATGATCAATCGCGCCCGGATCGGACGAAGGATCTCCCCTCGCCAGCCGAATCCGTCGATCGATCTCCGCTTTGCTCTAACAAGTCGGCGCCGATGCGGCAGCGGACGGGCTCGATGCCCGGATCGCGCTCGCTCAGCCTTCACACGTCACGTTTCGTTAAGGTTTTCGGCGCCGAATCGCGGCAATCTGGCGTTAACGAAACAGCGTGATACTCACGGACAATCGTGATCCCGGGTTCGGGACATCCTCGGCTGCCGCCGGCAGCCCTACGAGTACCTGACGAGGACTGCCGATGCGTGCCCTGCGGTTCCGCCCCCATCCCGCCATCCTCGCGGCCGGCATCCTCGGCCTCGGCACCCTGTCGGGCTGGGGCGCCTACGCCGTCTCCTCCTCGGGCAGGAGCGCGCTGCGCGCCCAGCTGGCGGAGACCGAGGGCCAGCGCGACGCGCTCGCCGCGCGCTTCAAGCAGTTCCAGGACGTCGAGGCCGAGCTGCGCGACCGCCAGGCCAAGATCGCCGCGACGCGGGACGAGATCGCCCAGCTCGGCGCGACCCGCGACAAGGCCAAGGCGCAGCTCACCGCCACCCAGCGCGACCTCGCCTCGCTGACCAAGCGCCTCGACCAGGCGAAGGACAAGGTGACCCAGACCGGCAGCATCACGCCGCCCGCCGCCGACGCGGCCAAGAAGCCGGCGCGGTGAAATGAAGCCGGCGCGGTGAAATGAAGCCGGCGCGGTCGGTCGCGCGTCGAAGAGAGGACGATCGATTGTCCAGTCTCGACGTCGTCCCGGGGCCGCGCAGCGGAACCCGGGATCCATAATCGCTGACAGCGCAGGATGAGGCGGAATACCCTCCGCTTTCATCTTCGACCGCAGCGTTGATGGATCCCGGGTTCTCGCCGTTCGGCGAGCTCCGGGATGACGCAGAGAGGTGTCGCCGTCGATGCCGGATCGATCGACTCGCCGATCAGGCAGGCTTCTGGGCGGGAAGAACTCGAAAACAGGCTCAGGCCGGAACGAGCTCCGCGGCCTGCCGCGGGGATTGCAGCACCGTCTCGGCCTCGCGGCGCGACAGGCTCTCGACCAGGGCGGCCCAGCGCATGCCGACTTCGTGGCCGAGGGTGAGCTGGCCGGCCTCGTCGTAGCGGCGCCAGCCGCAGCGCGGCGCGCCGTCCGCCCCGATCTCGTCGTAGGTCTCGTAGCGCGCGACCAGGCGGTCGTCGCGGTCGTATTCCCGGTGGAACCAGCACATCCCGAACACCCGGCCGCCGCGGCCGAGCATCCCGGCGCTTTCGAGCCGGTGCTCGCCAGGGATGCGGAAGATGGTCTCGAAGGCGGGAGGCGCGTAGCGCATGGGCATCTCCGTCGCGAATCTGTCGAGGGAGCGGCGCCGACACGGACGGGGCGCCAAGTCGGGCCCGGCGGCGCCGGGCGGCGCGGCTCCGGGAGCGCCCCCGGAGATCACGCGTTAATTATTCCTAAACAATTTGTGCGCCGCAACCATCCGTGCGTCAAGCCTGGATGATTCGGCTCGCAAGCGAAAGAACTACTGACCTTTCGCAGCGATCGCCTCGGCCCATGCCACCGAGCGGCGGGCCATCGGGATATGCTGGCGCTCGAACATGCGGCCGTTGATCTGGATCGCGCCGCGCTTGGCGTTCTCGGGGCGCTCGTAGACCGCGATCACCGTGCGGGCGACCGCGACCTCCTCCTCGGTCGGCGCGAAGGCGGCGTTGGCGAGGGGGACCTGGTTCGGATGGATCAGGGTCTTGCCGTCGAAGCCGAGGATGCGGGCCTGCTCGCATTCCTGGCGGCAGCCGTCAGTGTCGGAGAAGTTGTTGTAGACGCCGTCCAGGATGGTCAGTCCCTCGGCACGAGCGCCGGCGAGCGCCGTCATCAGCCAGGGCATCATCGGGGCCCGGCCGGGCACGATCTGCGTCCAGGTGTCCTTGGCGAGGTCGTTGGTACCGAGCACGAAGCAGGTGAGCCGGGTGCCGGGATTGCGCCGGGCCGCGGCGATCGCCTGGATGTTGAGGATCGAGGCCGGGGTCTCGATCATCGCCCAGATCTTGATCTCCGGCGGCGCGTCGAGGGCTTCCAGCCGGTCGGCGATGTTCTCGAGCACCGCCGGGGAGGAGACCTTCGGCATCAGGATCGCGTCGGGCTTCGCCTCGATCGCCGCGCGCAGGTCGGCCTCGCCCCAGGGGGTCTGGGGGGCGTTGACCCGGATGATCAGCTCGCGCTCGCCGTAGCCGCCCTGGCGCACCGCGGCGCAGACCTGCTCGCGCGCCGTCTCCTTGGCGTCGGGCGCTACCGCGTCTTCGAGGTCGAGGATCAGGGCGTCGGCCGCCAGCGTCCGCGCCTTCTCCAGCGCGCGCTGGTTGGAGCCCGGCATATAGAGCACGCTGCGGCGGAGGCGGAGGTCGATCATCGAAGGCGTTCCCTTGCGGTCGATCCCTGCTTACGGCAGCGCGCGATTGCGTTGCAACATGCCCGGCGGATTCCGCCACCCTGCGGTCCACGCTCCAGGCGAACAGGGCGCCTCCCACGACCTACTCGGCGGCGATGCGCCGGGGCCGGAGATCGAGGGAGGCGTGGCCGAGCGTCTCCGCCACCGCCGTCAGGGTCCGCGACAGGGCGTCGAAGCCGGGGCGCGGCACGAGCTTGCGCTCGTCCATGTAGAGGGCGCGGTTGACCTCGATCTGCAGGGCGTGGCGGCCGAGCGCCGGCTCGCCGTAATGCTCGGTGATGAAGGCGCCCGCATAGGGCTTGTTGCGCACCACCCGCAGGCCGTGGCCGCGGAAGGCCGCTTCGGCGCAGTCGACCAGATCGGGCGCACAGGAGGTGCCGAAACGGTCGCCGAGCACCACGTCGACCGCGGGCCCCTCGTCGCGGGCGAGGCTGGTCGAGGGCATCGAATGGCAGTCGATCAGGACGGCGTGGCCGAAGGTCCGGGCGGTGCGCGCCACCAGCTCCTTCAGGGTGCGGTGATAGGGCTTGTACAGCTCCTCGATCCGCGCCATCGCCTCCTCGACCGGCAGGCGGGCGCGGTAGATCTCCTGGCCGTCCGCCACCACCCGCGGCACCGTGCCGAGGCCGCCGGCCACCCGCATCGAGCGCACGTTGACGAAGGGCGGCAGCCGCCCGTCGAACATCCGCGGGTCGAGCTCGTAGGGCTCGCGGTTCACGTCGAGATAGGCCCGCGGGAAGGCGGCCCGCATCAGCGGCGCGCCCAGAGACACGACGGGCGCGTAGAGCCGGTCGACGAAGGCGTCCTCCGAGCGGCGCAACGCCACCGCGTCGAGCCGCGACGCCGCCACAAACGAGGCCGGGTAGACCGCTCCCGAATGGCCGGTGTTGTAGACGAACGGCAGGGTCTGCCGCTCCGGCTCGTCCACCCGGAAGGGCGGCGTGAACAGGCTGGCGGGAGAGACCCTGCTCATCCGGCCGTCCGGAGGAGGAGGGTGGGGACGGGACGCGATCGCACCTTCATCCGGCTAATCTGGCGCCCCTTCCCCGGCCTGTCCACTGCGGCGACGGGGCCGACGCAGCGTCAGAATTCCGCCGGGGGAAACCGGCCCGGACGGCCCGGCGTCAACACTCTGTTTACCACGCGGCCGCTTTATGGAATGAACGCACCGAATCGGTATCCGGGACTTTCGT
This is a stretch of genomic DNA from Methylobacterium sp. 17Sr1-1. It encodes these proteins:
- a CDS encoding lysylphosphatidylglycerol synthase domain-containing protein; the protein is MKKIKDFIWPVIGLGAVVVSVYLLWHLLKGLSFADVKASLAAIPPHRYALAVLSTLVAYGALAWYDRIALLHLGVKGISWLFVSVCSFTTYALSHNIGASVFSGAVVRYRAYTSKGLSPAQVAVLVALCSFTFGLGTAFLGGLVLVLEPELLQRVASLLPPVLASPTTARLVGFGLLGFVALYVIGSILHFRPLHIRSFKIEYPRPNIMGRQLIAAPLELLGAAGIIYFALPEVGNPGFLVVLAVFLASFSVALVSNAPGGIGVFELVFITAMPDLPKTDVLAAVLIFRLFYLLVPFALAIGVVLLFERGRLADALRNKAKSPATVPPPPVDGPGITPDLRDVPVRKAV
- a CDS encoding alpha/beta fold hydrolase — protein: MHDAHARDRRRFTVVTEPRAQVTRRMIERGDGPALEWIEAEPAGEPRGAPLLFVHGAFGGAWMFEEIFLPHLARRGRRAAAVSLRGHGRSGGGRDLRAASLADYLADLTLALAQWDEPPVLVGHSLGGLLAQRVLGHVPLRGLVLMASLPPEGLGLVGPRIAMTDAGFWVEALAGSLLPGREPAVALARHWLFSEGLPLERAQNYAARMSAESPVALAEAHVPVLPLSAAFAGVPALVLGGADDRMIWPATTWRTALYHGAQHRTVPGIAHFLQLDLGSEGVARLLLDWLDARGA
- a CDS encoding class I SAM-dependent methyltransferase, with product MSRTRLRRAGLGLRALLGLPAGGFLIPYRHAGTARAEGYPALRPIFLRAEPAFRAVLAAIEAHAPDLDRIAAGGPSLIGERPARFAQDWFPRLDAAAAYALVRRERPRRIVEIGSGHSTRFLAQAVRDGGLSTAITCIDPEPRAPLAGLGLRHEARLFGPADAEAAAALEPGDVLFIDSSHVAMPGTDVDRLLLDVLPRLASGVLVHLHDIFLPDAYPDAWAWRGYNEQVPVGTLLQGGAYAPLFASRYVAIRTGWPLDGVLARLPLPPGAFETSLWLRKA
- a CDS encoding phasin; this encodes MSSTQKPFEIPSEMRDFAEKGVQNARTAFGTFLGSARKLAETVQSSTQTSQTGMGAAVARGFDYTEQHATATFDLAEKLVRSRDVKEALELQGEYMRNQMSALQGQAKEFATLSEAIKADLSKAQAKA
- a CDS encoding N-formylglutamate amidohydrolase: MSRVSPASLFTPPFRVDEPERQTLPFVYNTGHSGAVYPASFVAASRLDAVALRRSEDAFVDRLYAPVVSLGAPLMRAAFPRAYLDVNREPYELDPRMFDGRLPPFVNVRSMRVAGGLGTVPRVVADGQEIYRARLPVEEAMARIEELYKPYHRTLKELVARTARTFGHAVLIDCHSMPSTSLARDEGPAVDVVLGDRFGTSCAPDLVDCAEAAFRGHGLRVVRNKPYAGAFITEHYGEPALGRHALQIEVNRALYMDERKLVPRPGFDALSRTLTAVAETLGHASLDLRPRRIAAE
- a CDS encoding GNAT family N-acetyltransferase; the encoded protein is MSDHPTDGPRLNLDGYTALPPTHVAAVVTYLEMREPPPPGPREPVRLAAIGADVARYRALYAAIGTPWLWFGRARMSDDALSAILGDPDVETLALVGEDGDIGLLELDRRRPGEVQLAYFGLVPGAVGRGFGRRLMDEAVARAFSRPIDRFWVHTCTLDHPGAVDFYRRSGFRAYARAIEVAPDPRLTGDLPRMAAGQIPLLAG
- the fliJ gene encoding flagellar export protein FliJ gives rise to the protein MKSRDTLIRLRRFQADEKRRKVAQIEAMIADFARMAADLDREIGQEEQRAGISDPAHFAYPTYARAAAQRRDNIRRSAEDLDVQLAAAKAALAEAFEELKKVEILDDRERSGERAAENARDQASMDAIGLGRARG
- a CDS encoding phasin family protein — encoded protein: MDDPAKSSELTASETTAGEPMSDEAMMDVTAEIEAPAGTEQAEAEQPDTAPTAEAGGAPAEAAEPEQAADAPIAEAIDEAEQDDAEIEESKVDDASPDASIEVPVAEEPTAEAAEAVAPEPEPALAQDPDGRDAAPATAEAPVAEPVADEAPAATADAPEAAPGQPGAKGRDEVPLAAMQGFIEINGRLVAFLQGESQAALAFWKAALTVRTPGDLAQLQAAEMTRAVDAALACWQDLARRMERLPAFKVPRARAA
- a CDS encoding CoA ester lyase, yielding MIDLRLRRSVLYMPGSNQRALEKARTLAADALILDLEDAVAPDAKETAREQVCAAVRQGGYGERELIIRVNAPQTPWGEADLRAAIEAKPDAILMPKVSSPAVLENIADRLEALDAPPEIKIWAMIETPASILNIQAIAAARRNPGTRLTCFVLGTNDLAKDTWTQIVPGRAPMMPWLMTALAGARAEGLTILDGVYNNFSDTDGCRQECEQARILGFDGKTLIHPNQVPLANAAFAPTEEEVAVARTVIAVYERPENAKRGAIQINGRMFERQHIPMARRSVAWAEAIAAKGQ
- the fliI gene encoding flagellar protein export ATPase FliI is translated as MSGSAAGGGRFEVAHAALAGIEEVETFGRVVAVRGLLIEVAGPVAAMRLGGRLDVVVNEAAGTAVPCEIIGFSGPHALAMPFGSLQGVRRGCPARVRAEGAGAIRPSRAWLGRVVDALGRPIDGKGPLPPGPAAYGLQADPPPAHARRRVGPPLDLGVRCINTFLTMCAGQRMGIFAGSGVGKSVLLSMLARYTAADVAVIGLVGERGREVQEFLQDDLGEEGLARSVVVVATSDEPALMRRNAAYVTFALAEYFRDCGAQVLCMVDSITRFAMAQRDIGLAAGEPPTAKGYTPTVFSELPRLLERAGPGTGEGAITGLFTVLVEGDDHNEPVADAVRGILDGHIVMERAIAERGRYPAINVLRSVSRTMPRACDPDFLPVVRRARRVLSTYADMEELIRLGAYRPGSSPEVDEAIGLMPDLEAFLGQGKEEATSIREGYERLAAIVGGP